One segment of Podospora pseudopauciseta strain CBS 411.78 chromosome 5 map unlocalized CBS411.78m_5.2, whole genome shotgun sequence DNA contains the following:
- the fma1 gene encoding Methionine aminopeptidase 1 (EggNog:ENOG503NUS5; MEROPS:MER0001342; COG:E), whose amino-acid sequence MAEEPPTKKKCLGVDCENEASSLQCPKCLSLGIKDSFFCSQDCFKKNWATHKSMHKTETSIFDPRNLFVPKVVSKPDPDTGYYNPFPTFRFSGPLRPVYPLSPKREVPKSIPHPDYAEDGIPKAGRSLVRANKIEQLNAKEQDGMRKVCRLAREVLDIAAAALRPGITTDEIDEIVHKACIERNSYPSPLNYNHFPKSVCTSVNEVICHGIPDKRVLLDGDIVNLDVTLYHEGFHGDLNETYYIGDRAKADPDTVRVVEAARECLDKAIAMVKPGTLFRDFGNTIEAHAKSKDCSVIRTYVGHGINRIFHCPPNIPHYAKNKAVGECKPGMTFTIEPMIALGKYRDITWPDNWTSTTIDGKKTAQFEHTLLVTETGVEVLTARTPTSPGGPVAMPASS is encoded by the exons atggccgAAGAACCCCCAACGAAGAAGAAGTGCCTCGGTGTCGActgcgaaaatgaggccaGCTCCCTCCAATGCCCCAAGTGCTTGAGCTTGGGTATCAAGGACAGCTTCTTCTGCTCGCAGGACTGCTTCAAGAAGAACTGG GCCACACACAAGTCCATGCACAAGACAGAGACCAGTATATTTGACCCCCGAAATTTGTTCGTACCCAAGGTGGTTTCTAAACCCGATCCAGACACCGGCTACTACAACCCATTCCCAACCTTCCGCTTCTCTGGACCCCTCCGACCAGTTTATCCTCTTTCTCCCAAGCGCGAAGTCCCCAAGTCGATACCTCACCCCGATTACGCCGAAGATGGTATTCCCAAGGCTGGCCGATCTCTCGTTAGGGCGAACAAGATTGAGCAGCTCAACGCCAAGGAGCAGGATGGCATGCGCAAGGTCTGCCGTCTGGCCAGAGAAGTTTTGGATATCGCGGCTGCTGCCCTGAGGCcaggcatcaccaccgatgAGATTGACGAGATTGTTCACAAGGCCTGCATTGAGCGCAAC TCTTATCCGTCGCCCTTGAACTACAACCACTTCCCCAAGTCTGTGTGCACATCAGTCAACGAGGTTATTTGCCACGGCATTCCCGATAAGCGcgttcttcttgatggcgatATTGTCAACCTTGATGTCACTCTCTACCACGAAGGCTTCCACGGCGATCTCAACGAGACCTACTACATAGGCGACCGCGCCAAGGCCGATCCTGATACTGTCCGGGTCGTCGAGGCTGCGCGCGAGTGTCTGGACAAGGCGATTGCGATGGTCAAGCCCGGCACTCTCTTCCGCGACTTTGGCAACACGATCGAGGCCCATGCCAAGAGCAAGGACTGCAGCGTTATCCGTACTTATGTTGGCCACGGCATCAACCGTATCTTCCACTGCCCTCCCAACATTCCTCATTATgccaagaacaaggctgTTGGCGAGTGCAAGCCCGGCATGACCTTCACCATTGAGCCCATGATCGCGCTGGGCAAGTATAGGGATATCACTTGGCCCGATAACTGGACCAGCACTACTATTGACGGCAAGAAGACTGCCCAGTTTG AGCACACCCTACTTGTAACGGAGACCGGTGTTGAGGTTTTGACTGCTCGTACACCAACATCGCCTGGCGGGCCCGTCGCCATGCCTGCTTCTTCTTAA
- the BNA4 gene encoding kynurenine 3-monooxygenase, mitochondrial precursor (COG:C; EggNog:ENOG503NUXH) produces the protein MVKKQKIVVIGAGPVGSLAALYAASRGNDVEIYELRGDLRDPSTTPLNFTKSINLALSERGLNAMRHAGQPKLIDHVKAATIPMRGRMIHGKKPNGQLYEEAQDYDIHGRAILAIDRGGLNKRLLDILEEMPNVTFFFNHKLTGADFNKNKAWFEVKDGTSSGEKGQRAREIEIDFNFMIGADGAHSAVRYHLMKYTRMDYEQQYIDTLWCEFQIQPKENPEDDSLMSKFRISPNHLHIWPGKKFMFIAIPSDDGTFTCTLFAPAEFYTFLESDPSGAHIPDFFDTYFPGVTDLIPPRPIDLLLSLQPPPPPHQHQMQALPLQFLGRYRDAAHAMVPFYGQGMNAGLEDVRILFDILDKHARMDEETVDHDPASARERALDEYSRVRVQDAHAINDLALQNYVEMRASVLSLSYRFRKWLEEQLNVWLPGLGWQTKYSRVSFGNERYSEVVRKSEHQGRVLMRALTGLLFGALGGPLVAVGVVMAVRYRRAVDVGLRAAMGNVDSMVEYMTMNR, from the exons ATggtgaagaagcagaagatTGTGGTGATTGGGGCTGGGCCTGTCGGGTCACTGGCAGCTCTGTATGCTGCTAGCCGTGGAAATGACGTCGAAATCTACGAACTGCGGGGAG ACCTACGTGACCCGTCGACGACGCCACTAAACTTCACAAAGTCCATCAACTTGGCCCTGTCAGAGCGTGGCTTGAATGCTATGCGCCACGCAGGCCAACCAAAGCTCATCGACCACGTCAAAGCTGCCACCATTCCCATGAGAGGCCGCATGATTCACGGAAAGAAACCAAATGGTCAACTTTATGAGGAAGCCCAAGACTATGATATCCATGGAAGG GCAATCCTCGCCATTGACCGCGGTGGCCTCAACAAAAGACTGCTCGATATCCTCGAAGAAATGCCCAACGttaccttcttcttcaatcACAAGCTTACAGGAGCCGActtcaacaagaacaaggcgTGGTTCGAGGTGAAAGATGGGACTTCATCAGGGGAGAAAGGGCAGCGAGCCCGGGAAATTGAGATCGATTTCAACTTTATGATTGGTGCCGACGGCGCTCACTCGGCAGTCCGATATCACCTTATGAAGTACACACGCATGGACTATGAGCAACAGTACATCGACACGTTGTGGTGCGAGTTTCAGATCCAGCCCAAGGAAAACCCAGAAGATGATAGCTTGATGTCCAAGTTCCGGATATCGCCTAATCATCTGCACATCTGGCCAGGGAAGAAGTTTATGTTTATCGCCATTCCCAGCGAC GACGGCACCTTCACCTGCACCCTCTTCGCCCCCGCCGAATTCTACACTTTCCTCGAATCCGACCCCTCGGGCGCCCACATCCCTGACTTTTTCGACACCTACTTCCCCGGCGTCACCgacctcatccccccccgcccaattgatctcctcctttcactccaacccccacctccccctcatcagcaTCAAATGCAAGCCCTACCACTACAGTTCCTCGGCCGTTATC GCGACGCCGCTCACGCCATGGTCCCCTTTTACGGTCAGGGCATGAACGCCGGTCTGGAAGACGTCCGCATTCTGTTCGACATCCTAGACAAACACGCAAGAATGGACGAAGAAACTGTTGATCACGACCCAGCCTCGGCACGGGAAAGAGCATTGGATGAGTACTCCCGTGTTAGAGTGCAGGATGCTCACGCGATCAATGATTTGGCACTGCAGAATTATGTGGAGATGAGAGCCTCGGTTTTGAGTTTGAGTTATCGGTTTAGGAAGTGGCTGGAGGAGCAGCTGAACGTTTGGTTGCCTGGGTTGGGGTGGCAGACGAAGTATTCGAGGGTGAGTTTTGGGAATGAGAGGTATAGTGAGGTTGTGAGGAAGAGTGAGCACCAGGGCAGGGTGCTGATGAGGGCGTTGACGGGGCTGTTGTTTGGGGCTTTGGGGGGGCCGTTAgtggcggtgggggtggtgatggcggttcGGTATCGGAGGGCGGTGGATGTGGGGTTGAGGGCGGCGATGGGGAATGTGGATAGTATGGTTGAGTATATGACTATGAATAGGtag
- the ERV14 gene encoding COPII-coated vesicle protein (COG:O; COG:T; COG:U; EggNog:ENOG503P1X6) produces MSGEAWLYLFAVIINAVNLFLQVFFTIMYSDLECDYINPTDLCNRLNTYILPEFAVHAFMTFLFLINGYWVPLILNLPLLAWNIKKILDNTHLLDATEIFRKLNVHKKESFTKLGFHLILFFFYLYSMIVALIRDEAH; encoded by the exons ATGTCGGGCGAGGCGTGGCTTTACCTGTTTGCGGTGATTATAAATGccgtcaacctcttccttcaAGTCTTTTTCACCATCATGTACAGCGATCTGGAATG CGATTACATCAACCCTACCGACCTCTGCAACCGCCTCAACACCTACATCCTTCCCGAGTTTGCCGTCCACGCTTTTATgacctttttgtttttgatCAACGGATATTGGGTGCCTCTGATTTTGAACCTGCCGCTTCTCGCCTGGAACATCAAGAA GATTCTTGACAACACCCATCTTCTGGACGCCACTGAGATCTTCCGCAAGCTTAACGTCCACAAGAAG GAATCGTTTACCAAGCTCGGATTCCATCTCatcctgttcttcttttACCTCTACAGCATGATTGTTGCGCTTATCCGGGACGAGGCCCACTAA
- a CDS encoding uncharacterized protein (EggNog:ENOG503NWGH; COG:S; BUSCO:EOG09262A6N): MADFNEYPPDLPVRDALILRNHTAAESAHAVVPYSGTDLARPQLGPANPFKGSDEPSVGDKRKNVLTGRAEETFISEHTFRAKHRAVERDGGPEREFVGSKRMKEMAREVKRGREGKGSATVADGEGAYLGPWAKYKNTRWEEVEVEEGGELGSDEEEVEEEVVGSGTVIRAPEVNLQRREEVEKQGEETSVFEGGEEFDYLGRGYLHVPQDLDISLTKEVGSVTNFIPKKVVHVWRPHGRQGSGSAVTSLRLFPGSSHLGLSGGADGLVKIWDVYRNREVLRSYKGHNKAVTDLDFVRAGGAAGRRFLSGGFDRKVRLWDTETGQCVQRFNVGKTPHVVKFNPGSENGHEFLAGLSDNRIVQYDSRAGNETVQEYDHHLGAINTLEFIDDSRRFMSTSDDRSLRVWEYGIPVEIKTISEPDMFALTKSTQHPSGKYVLYQCSDNSIVAYSSGSDKFRQNRKKAWRGHNTAGSAIGITCSPDGQFVASGDTGGSVCFWDFKTCKLYSKLTADSSGGVINCVAWSEQETSKVFTAGAKGEIRLWD, translated from the exons ATGGCCGACTTTAACGAATACCCCCCCGACCTCCCCGTCCGCGACGCACTGATTCTCCGGAACCACACCGCTGCTGAATCCGCCCACGCGGTGGTGCCGTATTCTGGGACGGACCTCGCGAGACCACAGCTCGGTCCAGCGAACCCCTTCAAAGGAAGCGATGAGCCGAGTGTAGGGGACAAGCGAAAAAACGTCCTCACTGGGCGGGCGGAGGAGACGTTTATTAGTGAGCATACCTTTCGGGCGAAACACCGGGCGGTGGAACGGGATGGGGGACCGGAGAGGGAGTTTGTTGGGAGTAAGAGGAtgaaggagatggcgagggaggtgaagaggggacgggaggggaaggggagtgCGACGGttgctgatggggagggagcttATTTGGGACCGTGGGCGAAGTATAAGAATacgaggtgggaggaggtggaagtggaagaagggggggagttggggagtgatgaggaggaggttgaggaggaggtggtggggagtgGGACTGTGATCAGGGCGCCGGAGGTTAATTTGcaaaggagggaggaggtggagaagcaAGGGGAGGAGACGAGTGTTTtcgaggggggggaggagtttgatTATTTGGGACGGGGGTATTTGCATGTACCCCAGGATTTGGATATTTCTTTGACGAAGGAGGTGGGAAGTGTCACGAACTTTATTCCGAAAAAGGTGGTGCATGTCTGGAGGCCGCATGGGAGGCAGGGTAGTGGGAGTGCGGTTACCAGTCTTAGGTTGTTTCCTGGGTCGTCACATCTCGGGTTGTCGGGGGGCGCGGATGGGTTGGTCAAGATTTGGGATGTGTATCGGAATcgggaggtgttgaggagtTACAAGGGGCATAATAAGGCGGTGACGGATTTGGACTTTGTGAGGGCGGGGGGagcggcggggaggaggtttttgagTGGGGGGTTTGATAGGaaggtgaggttgtgggATACGGAGACGGGGCAGTGCGTGCAGAGGTTTAATGTGGGCAAGACGCCGCATGTGGTCAAATTTAATCCTGGGTCGGAGAATGGGCATGAGtttttggcggggttgagTGACAATCGGATTGTGCAGTATGATTCGAGGGCGGGGAACGAGACGGTGCAGGAGTATGATCACCATCTGGGGGCGATTAACACGCTCGAGTTTATCGATGATAGCAGGAGGTTCATGTCGACGTCGGATGATCGGTCGttgagggtttgggagtATGGGATTCCGGTGGAGATCAAGACCATCAG TGAACCCGACATGTTCGCCCTCACCAAGTCAACCCAGCACCCCAGCGGCAAGTATGTGCTGTATCAGTGCAGCGACAATTCCATCGTCGCCTACTCGTCAGGCTCGGACAAGTTCCGCCAGAACAGGAAGAAGGCATGGAGGGGGCACAACACGGCCGGTAGCGCCATTGGCATTACGTGCAGTCCTGATGGGCAGTTTGTGGCGTCTGGTGACACCGGTGGTAGCGTCTGCTTCTGGGATTTCAAGACTTGCAAGTTGTACAGCAAGTTGACGGCTGACAGTTCGGGAGGTGTTATCAATTGTGTTGCTTGGTCGGAGCAGGAGACTAGCAAGGTGTTTACTGCTGGTGCCAAGGGGGAGATTAGACTTTGGGATTAA
- a CDS encoding uncharacterized protein (EggNog:ENOG503PAST) produces MIVVYLRSQRSLRQRAAVAVQLPPAPHWARLEKGSQIPKAMECLEIHPSKKNQKRLSLIHSLILPSADERFFPTCVLSLSCQAVTRSASSQTTHDSIVFMPPFSRTTPTDGHYIRNLPLMNCCGYFDSDGDWHFIADLTAGKDLVTSRGWTAPDDELVRSRHEKPSSLIWGLKKSRSVISRELGGEVAANILSPISPSPKMVFICEKDEGAVLTIQNPVLRHRVCDESATLKWVKENRVKILRRHRKIVEQHGIWVVSKTYTTTRSGVVVMFSNSSTVEIGIGAAVPGMVTLTPLSSWTSGKGDLATEVYDDSNGVVVFMSGVYFSKSD; encoded by the exons ATGATCGTTGTTTATTTACGCAGCCAGAGATCGCTGAGGCAAAGAGCCGCTGTGGCAGTACAATTGCCCCCTGCTCCACATTGGGCACGACTTGAAAAAGGAAGCCAGATTCCGAAAGCAATGGAATGTCTCGagatccatccatccaaaaaaaatcaaaaaagACTTTCGTTGATCCATTCACTAATCTTACCCAGTGCAGACGAAAGGTTTTTTCCCACCTGTGTTCTGTCCCTTTCCTGTCAGGCGGTGACAAGGTCAGCATCCTCCCAAACAACTCACGACTCGATCGTGTTTATGCCCCCCTTCTCCAGGACCACTCCTACGGATGGGCACTATATAAGAAATTTACCACTGATGAACTGCTGCGGATACTTCGACTCAGACGGTGACTGGCATTTCATTGCTGACCTTACCGCTGGGAAAGACCTTGTCACCTCGAGAGGATGGACAGCACCCGATGATGAACTTGTCAGGAGCAGGCATGAGAAGCCATCTAGCTTGATATGGGGGCTGAAAAAGTCCAGATCCGTGATCTCCCGTGAGTTAGGCGGTGAAGTCGCGGCCAA CATATTATCGCCAATCTCACCGTCACCCAAGATGGTGTTCATCTGTGAGAAGGACGAAGGTGCGGTTCTCACGATCCAAAATCCTGTTTTGAGACACCGTGTCTGTGACGAGTCGGCTACCTTGAAATGGGTCAAAGAGAACAGGGTCAAGATATTAAGGCGGCACAGGAAGATCGTCGAACAACATGGAATCTGGGTTGTGAGCAAGACGTATACCACGACTCGAAGTGGCGTTGTCGTTATGTTCTCCAACTCTTCCACTGTCGAGATTGGCATCGGGGCTGCGGTTCCGGGCATGGTGACACTGACACCGTTGAGCTCATGGACCTCCGGCAAAGGTGATCTCGCGACAGAAGTTTATGACGACAGCAATGGCGTTGTGGTGTTCATGAGTGGGGTATACTTTTCCAAAAGCGACTGA